The following proteins come from a genomic window of Macaca fascicularis isolate 582-1 chromosome 8, T2T-MFA8v1.1:
- the CHRNA6 gene encoding neuronal acetylcholine receptor subunit alpha-6 has product MPTSKGQGFFHRGLYLWLCVFTPFFKGGAGCATEERLFHKLFSHYNQFIRPVENVSDPVTVHFEVAITQLANVDEVNQIMETNLWLRHIWNDYKLRWDPMEYDGIETLRVPADKIWKPDIVLYNNAVGDFQVQGKTKALLKYNGMITWTPPAIFKSSCPMDITFFPFDHQNCSLKFGSWTYDKAEIDLLIIGSKVDMNDFWENSEWEIIDASGYKHDIKYNCCEEIYTDITYSFYIRRLPMFYTINLIIPCLFISFLTVLVFYLPSDCGEKVTLCISVLLSLTVFLLVITETIPSTSLVVPLVGEYLLFTMIFVTLSIVVTVFVLNIHYRTPATHTMPRWVKTVFLKLLPQVLLMRWPLDKTGGTGSDTVPRGLARRPAKGKFASLGEPRHLKECFHYHKSNELATSKRRLNHQPLQWMVENWEHSPEVEDVINSVQFIAENMKSHNETKEVEDDWKYVAMVVDRVFLWVFIIVCVFGTAGLFLQPLLGSTGKS; this is encoded by the exons GCGGTGCGGGCTGTGCAACTGAGGAGAGGCTTTTCCACAAACTGTTTTCTCATTACAACCAGTTCATCAGGCCCGTGGAAAACGTTTCTGACCCCGTCACGGTGCACTTTGAAGTGGCCATCACCcagctggccaacgtg GATGAAGTAAACCAGATCATGGAAACCAATTTGTGGCTGCGTCAC atCTGGAATGATTATAAATTGCGCTGGGATCCAATGGAATATGATGGCATTGAGACTCTTCGAGTTCCCGCGGATAAGATTTGGAAGCCCGACATTGTTCTCTATAACAA TGCTGTTGGTGACTTCCAAGTCCAAGGCAAGACAAAAGCTCTTCTTAAATACAATGGCATGATAACCTGGACTCCACCAGCTATTTTTAAGAGTTCCTGCCCTATGGATATCACCTTTTTCCCTTTTGATCATCAAAACTGTTCCCTAAAATTTGGTTCCTGGACGTATGACAAAGCTGAAATTGATCTTCTAATTATTGGATCAAAAGTGGATATGAATGATTTTTGGGAAAACAGTGAATGGGAAATTATTGATGCCTCTGGCTACAAACATGATATCAAATACAACTGTTGTGAAGAGATATACACAGATATAACCTATTCTTTCTACATTAGAAGATTGCCGATGTTTTACACAATTAATCTGATCATCCCCTgtctctttatttcatttctaacCGTGTTGGTCTTTTACCTTCCTTcagactgtggtgaaaaagtgaCGCTTTGTATTTCAGTCCTGCTTTCTCTGACTGTGTTTTTGCTGGTCATCACAGAGACCATCCCGTCCACATCTCTGGTGGTCCCACTGGTGGGTGAGTACCTGCTGTTTACCATGATCTTTGTCACACTGTCCATCGTGGTGACTGTGTTTGTGTTGAACATACACTACCGCACCCCAGCCACACACACCATGCCCAGGTGGGTGAAGACAGTTTTCCTGAAGCTGCTGCCCCAAGTCCTGCTGATGAGGTGGCCTCTGGACAAGACAGGGGGCACAGGCTCTGATACAGTGCCCAGAGGCCTTGCCAGGAGGCCTGCCAAAGGCAAGTTTGCAAGCCTTGGGGAACCCAGACATCTTAAAGAATGCTTCCACTATCACAAATCAAATGAACTTGCCACCAGCAAGAGAAGATTGAATCATCAGCCGTTACAGTGGATGGTAGAAAATTGGGAGCACTCGCCTGAAGTTGAAGATGTGATTAACAGTGTTCAATTCATAGCGGAAAACATGAAGAGCCACAATGAAACCAAGGAG gTAGAAGATGACTGGAAATACGTGGCCATGGTGGTGGACAGAGTATTTCTTTGGGTATTTATAattgtctgtgtgtttggaaCTGCAGGGCTATTTCTACAGCCACTACTTGGGAGCACAGGAAAAtcttaa